One genomic window of Bacillus spongiae includes the following:
- the folB gene encoding dihydroneopterin aldolase, which translates to MDKILIEEMEFYGYHGVFSEETTLGQRFRVNLELSLPLQKAGKSDNLRDSVNYGEVYQLCQKIVEGKPVKLVEALAEKIASAILEQFPLVQLTKVRVIKPDPPIPGHYKSVAIEINRGR; encoded by the coding sequence TTGGATAAAATTTTAATTGAAGAAATGGAGTTTTATGGATACCATGGCGTGTTTTCGGAAGAAACAACCCTTGGCCAGCGCTTTCGTGTGAATTTAGAGCTTTCTCTTCCATTACAAAAAGCAGGGAAAAGTGATAATCTGCGAGATTCCGTTAACTACGGTGAAGTGTATCAGCTTTGTCAGAAGATTGTTGAAGGAAAACCAGTTAAATTAGTTGAGGCGCTTGCTGAAAAGATAGCATCAGCTATATTGGAACAATTTCCACTAGTACAATTAACAAAAGTCAGAGTAATTAAGCCAGACCCACCAATACCAGGTCATTATAAATCGGTTGCCATTGAAATTAATAGAGGGAGATAA